One Olsenella sp. oral taxon 807 DNA segment encodes these proteins:
- a CDS encoding L,D-transpeptidase family protein, translating to MAKAASAEPDVPAAVAVTDDSNPSVPVAAAEVTQGEGSAAKAPVVGAAEGTTTSNVEASNSQPSKTEVPTVSPAPADTVASSARATRDGTPVASDTQTDEKTASTKALASPSVPASSSSSTSPTTDAGAAVSKNVSVAPTHAPSTETSAPTFGTPTSPDAPAATSLGADERSADVETAAPSSKTTAYANVYRLFNPWTTEHLYTTDLSEAKGLASLGWNWEGIAWVTPSAGASVYRLYNAFSGDHLYTARRSEYDTLVKRGWRGEGVQFRSVGSKDGTAVRRLFNRYVTTGTHFLTTSVEEEHSCVRVGWKSEGTAWYAARHAPLDILGFWFDRFDGTRWWVDATGTLANSRVIDPTSGRDRGSGRYAYARASGSILRDGTADAGGGWSYLADNDGRLVHHRGSGWVVTASWPRSGRQLQRYWTQDKGSYSLVRHGIFIAKGETGVGACYLGRADTGYVVRGAWGSGTIIYLADNDGRLAAGSGWQVTGRYGQGLQRYYLYSMGSYSVARHGLSSDGARGAGGIGASHLTTNQGYVLRGIADAGDGWSYLADNDGRLVHHRGSGWVVTAAWPFSDRQLQRYWTQDRNLCSLVRVGHFEVSGSRYFGRTDTGYVLRNADLDIDGIPYHADNDGRLTIHDPMIARAQGYASSTDTLVLVDTTDHWVGVFRGSQGNWRLDRRMRCSTGAPRTPTVIGNFTVGIRGYSFNGSNYTCYYYTQFYKDYLFHSIVYHIGTFRVLDGRIGYSVSAGCVRLEIDNAKWIHDTVPTESTVITYR from the coding sequence GTGGCAAAGGCGGCGTCTGCCGAGCCTGACGTCCCTGCGGCGGTTGCCGTCACAGATGACTCGAATCCAAGCGTCCCCGTCGCTGCGGCTGAGGTCACGCAGGGCGAGGGCAGCGCAGCCAAGGCTCCAGTTGTGGGAGCTGCGGAGGGAACCACGACTTCCAACGTCGAGGCATCCAACTCTCAGCCGTCTAAGACCGAGGTGCCGACGGTCTCCCCTGCGCCCGCCGACACAGTCGCCTCCTCTGCGAGGGCCACGCGAGATGGCACGCCTGTGGCATCCGACACACAGACGGACGAAAAGACGGCATCCACGAAGGCTCTCGCCTCCCCCTCGGTCCCTGCTTCGAGCAGCTCGTCCACCTCGCCCACGACAGATGCTGGTGCAGCGGTTAGTAAGAACGTGTCGGTCGCGCCCACGCACGCCCCGTCAACCGAGACGTCCGCACCCACCTTTGGCACTCCGACAAGTCCCGACGCACCGGCCGCGACAAGCTTGGGAGCTGATGAGCGTTCTGCAGACGTTGAGACTGCAGCACCTTCTTCAAAGACCACGGCCTATGCCAACGTGTACCGCCTCTTTAACCCATGGACGACGGAACACCTCTATACCACAGACCTCTCGGAGGCCAAGGGACTTGCCTCACTCGGTTGGAACTGGGAGGGAATCGCCTGGGTCACGCCCTCGGCAGGGGCCTCGGTCTATCGCCTATACAACGCGTTCTCGGGAGACCATCTCTACACCGCGAGACGCTCGGAGTATGACACCCTCGTCAAAAGGGGTTGGAGGGGGGAGGGCGTCCAGTTTCGCAGCGTTGGCTCGAAGGACGGGACCGCAGTCCGGCGCCTCTTCAACCGCTATGTCACGACGGGCACCCACTTCCTGACGACGTCGGTGGAAGAGGAGCACTCATGCGTCCGCGTCGGCTGGAAGAGTGAGGGGACCGCATGGTACGCGGCGAGGCATGCCCCTCTCGACATCCTGGGCTTTTGGTTTGACCGCTTTGATGGGACAAGGTGGTGGGTGGATGCGACGGGTACCCTTGCCAACTCCAGGGTCATCGATCCCACATCAGGACGAGACAGAGGATCGGGAAGATATGCCTACGCCCGGGCATCGGGCTCAATCCTCAGGGATGGTACCGCCGATGCGGGTGGTGGCTGGTCCTACCTCGCGGACAACGACGGCAGGCTCGTCCACCACAGGGGCTCCGGCTGGGTCGTCACGGCCTCATGGCCTCGCTCCGGCAGGCAGCTCCAGCGTTACTGGACCCAGGACAAGGGCTCCTACTCTCTCGTGCGCCACGGCATCTTCATCGCCAAGGGCGAGACGGGCGTGGGGGCATGCTATCTTGGCCGCGCGGACACGGGCTATGTGGTTCGCGGGGCCTGGGGAAGCGGCACTATCATCTATCTGGCGGACAATGATGGCAGGCTCGCCGCCGGATCAGGTTGGCAGGTCACGGGACGCTACGGACAGGGCCTGCAGCGCTACTACCTTTACTCCATGGGATCCTATTCCGTCGCACGGCATGGCCTCTCGTCCGATGGCGCACGGGGCGCAGGTGGCATCGGCGCCAGCCACCTCACTACCAACCAGGGTTACGTGCTTCGCGGCATCGCCGACGCGGGCGATGGCTGGTCCTACCTCGCGGACAACGACGGCAGGCTCGTCCATCACAGGGGCTCCGGCTGGGTCGTCACGGCTGCGTGGCCTTTCTCGGATAGGCAGCTCCAGCGTTACTGGACCCAAGACAGGAATCTTTGCTCGCTCGTGAGGGTCGGCCACTTTGAGGTCTCGGGAAGTCGCTACTTTGGTCGCACGGACACGGGTTACGTGCTGAGAAATGCCGATCTTGACATTGATGGGATACCCTACCATGCCGATAACGACGGCAGGCTGACGATACATGATCCTATGATCGCCCGTGCCCAAGGCTATGCAAGCTCCACTGACACCCTCGTGCTCGTTGACACGACTGACCATTGGGTTGGCGTGTTCCGTGGGTCGCAAGGCAACTGGAGGCTCGATCGTCGCATGAGGTGCTCCACCGGTGCGCCCCGCACTCCCACGGTCATAGGCAACTTCACGGTTGGCATCAGGGGGTATTCCTTCAACGGAAGCAACTACACCTGCTACTACTACACCCAGTTCTATAAAGACTACCTCTTCCACTCCATCGTCTACCACATCGGCACGTTCAGGGTTCTCGACGGGAGGATCGGCTACAGCGTCTCCGCCGGCTGCGTGCGCCTTGAGATAGACAATGCCAAGTGGATTCACGATACGGTGCCAACCGAATCCACAGTTATCACATACCGGTAG
- a CDS encoding GbpC/Spa domain-containing protein — protein sequence MRRTHLRRIGAVSLSLLMVLMLLFLNTRLALATDPVRGVEVKVDTSALDASVDAAKQAGVDVQKDGDVDKGTADSEAELNAKRDEIKADYDKQVQDLNAAAEDAKKQLGEYAAKKQKYDEDMVKYNADLAKYNTDMAACNKALEELEQKKNQDGYMTKPSAQMLTFKSEPNASLSFSEKKYTKEEFKSTVRSWNLGPEPWRYAWFDFLNDNQPEDAARVMLEKDKPFVATYTNLSNSSFNGTKIAKVEYIYTFKGASGVPLPDKLPVVLQKDPADTIWYNDFFADVRINLKARFYDEEGKEIDPTGSLLSFSSLNRGNGSAAIDRDALERVAYFNGEYIPISGSSIKVHADGGAYADSSNADKAKGSKFDTAEWDTPTSPNAWYGAIIGKVTNPEISLDMASHKSGTIWFAFSSDVKARDVPMKPVAPTPPVEPKKPVIKANYHVDILYTRPQLGKGALDEADADIDGSTVKTGSIVKFALRTSAFPADHETIDSVVFRDTLPESYEVDLDATKATSPDYDVSYDGASRNLVFTAKATLIAQINADLTKAAEVPAPMVIGKVMKDGTTYENSFDIDINNSYSAKSNIVRVQTPKAQPIILPAAGGPGTPLPVTLLSVLAVVSGAAWLFTRRREVWRGAGAWYGREAYSPLKSSGMRRAFDVRGKWRSILARCHFNR from the coding sequence ATGAGAAGGACTCATCTCAGACGGATAGGAGCGGTATCCCTATCACTGCTCATGGTCCTGATGCTGCTTTTCCTCAACACCCGGCTCGCCCTTGCGACAGACCCCGTAAGGGGTGTAGAAGTAAAAGTTGACACATCCGCATTGGATGCGAGTGTCGATGCGGCAAAGCAGGCCGGCGTGGACGTCCAGAAAGACGGAGATGTCGACAAGGGGACGGCTGACTCAGAGGCAGAGCTCAATGCCAAGAGAGACGAGATCAAAGCAGACTACGATAAGCAGGTCCAAGACCTGAACGCGGCCGCAGAGGACGCCAAGAAGCAGTTGGGTGAGTATGCCGCCAAGAAGCAGAAGTACGACGAGGACATGGTCAAGTACAACGCGGACCTCGCGAAGTATAACACCGATATGGCTGCCTGCAACAAGGCCTTGGAGGAGCTGGAGCAGAAGAAGAACCAGGATGGCTACATGACCAAGCCGTCCGCGCAGATGCTCACCTTCAAGTCCGAGCCAAACGCAAGCCTCAGCTTCTCCGAGAAGAAGTACACCAAAGAAGAGTTCAAATCGACCGTCCGTTCCTGGAACCTCGGCCCGGAGCCATGGCGCTACGCATGGTTCGACTTCCTAAACGACAACCAACCTGAGGACGCCGCTCGCGTCATGCTCGAGAAGGACAAGCCCTTTGTGGCAACCTACACCAACCTCAGCAACTCAAGCTTCAATGGTACGAAGATCGCCAAGGTCGAGTACATATACACCTTTAAGGGGGCCAGCGGGGTACCGCTGCCAGACAAGCTCCCGGTGGTCCTACAAAAAGACCCGGCAGACACCATTTGGTACAACGACTTCTTCGCAGACGTGCGAATCAACCTGAAAGCTCGCTTCTACGATGAGGAAGGCAAGGAGATTGATCCCACGGGAAGCCTCCTCAGCTTCTCGTCACTGAACCGTGGCAACGGCTCTGCGGCTATCGACCGGGACGCGCTAGAGCGTGTGGCCTACTTCAATGGCGAGTACATCCCCATATCCGGCTCTTCGATAAAGGTCCATGCGGACGGGGGAGCCTATGCGGATAGCTCAAATGCAGATAAGGCCAAAGGCTCGAAGTTTGACACCGCAGAATGGGACACGCCAACCTCCCCAAACGCCTGGTACGGGGCTATCATCGGCAAGGTGACGAACCCTGAGATCAGCTTGGACATGGCCTCCCACAAGAGTGGGACCATCTGGTTTGCGTTCAGCTCTGACGTCAAGGCACGGGATGTGCCGATGAAGCCGGTCGCGCCCACCCCGCCAGTAGAGCCAAAGAAGCCGGTGATCAAGGCAAACTATCATGTGGACATACTGTATACCAGGCCTCAGCTGGGAAAGGGAGCGCTAGACGAGGCTGACGCAGACATTGATGGTAGTACGGTCAAGACGGGCTCTATCGTCAAGTTCGCGCTGCGAACGTCAGCTTTCCCCGCCGACCATGAGACGATAGACTCAGTGGTGTTTCGTGACACGCTGCCGGAGAGCTACGAAGTAGATCTTGACGCAACGAAGGCTACTAGCCCTGATTACGACGTGAGTTACGACGGCGCATCTCGCAACCTCGTCTTTACCGCAAAGGCCACGCTGATCGCTCAGATCAACGCCGACCTAACCAAAGCCGCTGAGGTCCCTGCACCCATGGTCATCGGAAAGGTGATGAAAGATGGGACCACGTACGAGAACTCGTTCGACATTGACATTAACAACAGCTACTCGGCCAAGTCGAACATCGTACGGGTGCAAACTCCGAAGGCGCAGCCGATCATCCTCCCCGCAGCCGGTGGTCCTGGTACGCCCCTTCCCGTCACGCTTCTATCAGTGCTGGCAGTAGTGTCTGGGGCTGCGTGGCTCTTCACGAGGCGGCGCGAAGTATGGAGGGGAGCAGGAGCGTGGTACGGACGTGAGGCGTATAGCCCCCTGAAGAGTAGTGGGATGCGCCGGGCCTTTGATGTACGAGGAAAATGGCGTTCAATTTTGGCACGGTGCCACTTCAACCGATAG
- a CDS encoding DUF4261 domain-containing protein — protein sequence MDNEVFKQNLEGESIRPGGPVIIQMLFKGPVAMPGKEQMAAAMARHLGSVECICHDEKTAGFAALEHVAKFSDGTAPVQLMVTGCLDFEGSKFDSFSISQMWDCREERERILCECRYQVVAMDMLAAALPALERTKVDMDFLGALAELYPDCKAVYFQSCGKLFSMDDLRSFQGEGPDRFIRFGVNVRLFNIQGTKDMLVDTVGMGTLFLPDLQYHFHDMDPNQVVSHAYDLASYILENDNPIQDGETVDSVRDGRMCPELQWSCRYERALIQPPREVLDVHMGEYASGSGRQATL from the coding sequence ATGGACAACGAGGTGTTCAAACAAAACCTGGAGGGGGAGAGCATCCGCCCCGGTGGGCCCGTTATCATTCAGATGTTGTTCAAAGGACCGGTTGCAATGCCTGGCAAGGAGCAGATGGCCGCTGCGATGGCACGTCATCTCGGATCGGTGGAGTGTATCTGTCACGACGAGAAGACAGCGGGTTTTGCTGCCTTGGAGCATGTCGCAAAGTTTAGTGATGGCACGGCTCCGGTGCAGCTTATGGTGACGGGCTGCCTCGACTTTGAGGGCAGCAAATTCGATTCCTTCTCGATAAGCCAGATGTGGGACTGTCGCGAGGAGCGGGAGCGGATCCTTTGTGAGTGCCGGTATCAGGTGGTCGCCATGGACATGCTGGCGGCGGCGCTTCCGGCGCTGGAACGAACCAAGGTGGACATGGACTTTCTAGGCGCGTTGGCAGAGCTGTACCCTGACTGCAAGGCGGTCTACTTCCAGAGCTGTGGCAAGCTTTTCTCAATGGATGACTTACGTTCTTTCCAAGGCGAGGGCCCGGATCGCTTCATCCGCTTTGGCGTCAACGTCAGGCTCTTCAACATCCAGGGCACAAAGGATATGCTGGTGGATACGGTGGGTATGGGCACTCTCTTTTTGCCTGACCTCCAGTATCACTTCCATGACATGGATCCCAACCAGGTCGTGAGCCATGCCTATGATCTGGCATCGTATATCTTGGAAAACGATAACCCGATCCAGGACGGTGAGACCGTGGATAGCGTGAGGGACGGTAGGATGTGCCCGGAGCTGCAATGGAGTTGTCGGTATGAGAGGGCCCTGATCCAGCCACCCAGAGAGGTGCTGGACGTCCATATGGGAGAGTACGCCTCCGGATCAGGACGGCAGGCGACACTCTAG
- a CDS encoding tetratricopeptide repeat protein — translation MASLCHDLAWDLLDEGLLSDAEALVREELVAVRFLATYDPETFLLNVADACENLAGILWEGGHPEEVEPLLREALECYRTLAASDPDEDGLPALIPEAGPPMGVLATILAEEGRAKEAEELFREGLSMYAILARAHPEREDFRLGEEAFRESLAQLSAGV, via the coding sequence GTGGCGTCCCTCTGCCATGACCTGGCGTGGGACCTCCTGGATGAGGGTCTCCTGAGTGACGCCGAAGCCCTCGTCCGCGAGGAGCTCGTCGCTGTGCGTTTTCTGGCGACATACGATCCCGAAACCTTTCTGCTAAACGTTGCGGACGCCTGCGAGAACCTTGCGGGTATCCTGTGGGAAGGGGGGCATCCCGAGGAGGTCGAGCCGCTGCTACGCGAAGCCCTTGAGTGCTATCGGACTCTCGCTGCGTCCGATCCCGATGAGGATGGGCTTCCCGCACTCATTCCCGAGGCGGGCCCACCGATGGGTGTCTTGGCGACTATCCTTGCGGAGGAGGGCCGCGCAAAGGAGGCTGAGGAACTCTTTCGGGAGGGTCTCTCGATGTACGCCATTCTCGCGCGGGCACATCCCGAGCGTGAGGACTTCCGGCTCGGGGAGGAGGCATTTCGCGAAAGCCTCGCGCAGCTGTCAGCTGGGGTGTAG
- a CDS encoding Spy0128 family protein: MAELVKRMQTRRHHRYPSARILLGCCLFAVTLVLCLAPRLAYADSVRKVDDLLGSVGGTVYFLHSPSKWNGQYWDGGGWKNIKDIPRDPNTTSADLGNGWVMCYRFGGYVAWRKDKLPIDEPGTTFGGFKLRFNDVGVTERRENFDVIIEFTKITAWAPYDQKGEGAPALSGYAPLEVDDVGGLLLAARSEEDRNPTIRSTYRTRFVKRGTDELIDSSNEVDMVYWSIDAPEGVRHGSGNYTNPNRESIWKVSGYKDEALVRQDVDEWLEIVPGEDGIANKGFLSKKEDVLGSIQDNHSMVVLKSGPEFVTEWRGYNCEMWMGYDTVVKAYPEWTGPVIDPPTQVKRRGETAELGVRQTFPHVVFNKAKSVVMSDTLDPALDASKAEVKVYKDDTDVTRFWEVDVSGQTVTAKSRNTSLVDGNMTLKIRVPVSETADLSSYEQQDDQGVKYWKIPNQASTTINGVSKQAERAYVLVPGEATGSVQLRATTRLEGGQLKDGQFTFRLRDEGGNELDVKTNDADGNVVFKALDYTSADIGKTFSYTITEDAGTEPGYSYDTHVETLTVKVEDGGQGRPSASVTYDADGATFVNSYGQQTQRAALAVVRQDGKTHAPLGGAQFTLYVDDGDGSFTSADQPAVTYIDEALKNPIAGSVVTTRSDDGRAVYYGLEWGKTYWLKETTAPSGYGPDPQVHKIGVSTDGAVSTIGKDGQAEALPNQGGIPTITISGDPRFVLPGAGGVGIVGTLLVGMVLVLSGGVCAFVSKRRAARGYR, from the coding sequence GTGGCAGAACTGGTAAAGCGAATGCAGACAAGGCGACACCATCGGTACCCGAGCGCACGCATCCTTCTCGGTTGCTGTCTTTTTGCGGTGACGCTCGTCCTCTGTCTGGCCCCGCGCTTGGCCTACGCCGACAGCGTCAGGAAGGTCGACGACTTGCTTGGTTCCGTTGGTGGCACTGTCTACTTCCTGCATTCCCCATCCAAGTGGAACGGCCAGTACTGGGATGGGGGCGGCTGGAAGAACATCAAGGATATCCCCCGGGACCCTAATACCACCTCAGCGGACCTCGGGAACGGATGGGTGATGTGCTACCGCTTTGGTGGCTATGTTGCATGGCGTAAGGACAAGTTGCCGATAGACGAGCCGGGCACCACCTTTGGAGGATTTAAGTTAAGATTCAATGATGTGGGTGTCACCGAACGAAGGGAGAACTTCGATGTGATCATCGAGTTCACTAAGATCACGGCGTGGGCACCCTACGATCAGAAGGGCGAGGGAGCCCCTGCCCTCAGCGGGTACGCCCCCCTCGAGGTGGATGATGTGGGTGGCCTTCTTTTAGCGGCTCGGTCGGAGGAAGATCGTAACCCCACCATACGATCCACCTATAGGACGCGTTTCGTGAAGCGTGGCACGGACGAGCTCATTGACTCGAGTAACGAGGTCGATATGGTGTACTGGAGTATCGATGCGCCGGAGGGGGTCCGTCATGGTTCGGGCAACTACACTAACCCAAACCGTGAGAGCATCTGGAAGGTAAGCGGTTACAAGGACGAGGCCCTTGTGAGGCAGGACGTGGACGAGTGGCTAGAGATCGTGCCTGGGGAGGACGGTATCGCCAACAAGGGTTTTCTCTCGAAGAAGGAGGATGTATTGGGATCCATTCAGGACAACCACAGCATGGTCGTCCTGAAGTCGGGACCGGAGTTCGTGACTGAGTGGCGAGGGTATAATTGCGAGATGTGGATGGGCTACGACACGGTCGTGAAGGCCTACCCCGAGTGGACTGGTCCTGTGATCGATCCGCCGACGCAGGTCAAGCGACGTGGTGAGACTGCAGAGCTCGGCGTAAGACAGACATTTCCTCATGTAGTTTTCAACAAGGCGAAGTCCGTTGTGATGAGCGACACGCTTGATCCAGCCCTCGATGCCTCGAAGGCGGAGGTCAAGGTCTATAAGGATGATACGGATGTCACCCGTTTTTGGGAGGTCGACGTCTCGGGCCAGACCGTGACTGCAAAGTCAAGAAACACGTCGCTTGTCGATGGCAATATGACGCTCAAGATACGTGTTCCAGTCTCGGAGACCGCTGACCTCTCCTCCTACGAGCAGCAGGATGACCAGGGCGTCAAGTACTGGAAAATCCCGAACCAAGCATCCACTACCATAAACGGGGTATCCAAACAGGCCGAGCGGGCATATGTCCTCGTACCCGGTGAGGCAACGGGGTCTGTCCAGCTGAGGGCCACGACACGATTGGAGGGCGGGCAGCTCAAGGACGGACAGTTCACGTTCCGCCTGAGGGACGAGGGGGGCAACGAACTTGACGTAAAGACGAACGACGCTGACGGCAACGTCGTGTTCAAGGCGCTCGACTACACATCTGCAGACATCGGGAAGACCTTCAGCTACACCATCACCGAGGACGCGGGTACGGAGCCGGGCTACAGCTACGACACGCACGTCGAGACGCTCACCGTCAAGGTCGAGGATGGCGGCCAGGGAAGGCCCAGCGCGAGCGTGACCTATGATGCTGACGGGGCAACGTTCGTGAACAGCTATGGGCAGCAGACCCAGAGGGCCGCACTTGCCGTCGTGAGGCAGGATGGCAAAACCCATGCTCCGTTAGGCGGGGCGCAGTTCACGCTCTATGTGGACGACGGGGACGGCTCCTTCACGAGCGCTGACCAGCCTGCCGTGACCTACATCGACGAGGCGCTGAAAAACCCCATCGCAGGTTCGGTGGTGACCACACGGTCAGACGATGGAAGGGCCGTCTACTACGGTCTGGAGTGGGGAAAGACATACTGGCTCAAAGAGACGACTGCGCCTAGCGGCTATGGTCCAGATCCCCAAGTCCACAAGATAGGCGTCTCGACGGATGGAGCGGTCTCCACCATCGGCAAGGACGGGCAGGCCGAGGCGCTTCCGAACCAAGGGGGAATCCCGACCATAACGATATCGGGCGACCCCCGTTTCGTGCTCCCGGGTGCGGGAGGCGTCGGCATTGTGGGCACCCTGCTTGTGGGGATGGTCTTGGTCCTTTCCGGAGGCGTCTGTGCCTTCGTGTCCAAGAGGCGCGCCGCACGTGGGTATAGGTAG
- a CDS encoding TraX family protein — protein MDTTKGTGLCNAFQLKLLALAVMMLDHTNIIFGPNTVPDWLHFISRFVSPLFAFLVVEGFFHTHDRRRYALRLWGVGLFVAAGNLVVGQLTHHLVSLISHTIILTLALGYSVIWAIDEGRRQGGTKGGRLFALAAALGIAGALIAPVEGFVQVLFVMLASYLLHDAKGGRAKLCLCLVLGSAALACLYTPILHPSTASAVEWEMSLGLNADWAQFMAVPFILLYNGERGPKGTLSKWLFYLGYPAHLWAFAVIGMLLGIPSL, from the coding sequence ATGGACACCACTAAAGGCACAGGACTGTGCAACGCCTTCCAGCTCAAGCTGCTCGCCCTAGCCGTTATGATGCTCGATCACACCAACATCATCTTCGGCCCAAACACGGTCCCGGACTGGCTGCACTTCATCTCGCGATTCGTCTCCCCACTGTTTGCCTTCCTCGTGGTAGAGGGATTCTTTCACACCCATGACAGGAGGCGCTACGCGCTCAGGCTCTGGGGAGTCGGTCTCTTCGTGGCGGCAGGCAACCTTGTCGTGGGGCAGCTGACCCACCACCTGGTGTCCTTAATAAGCCACACCATCATCCTCACGCTCGCCCTTGGCTACAGCGTGATCTGGGCCATCGACGAGGGCCGCAGACAAGGTGGTACGAAGGGAGGACGGCTGTTCGCCCTTGCCGCTGCACTCGGCATAGCGGGCGCCCTCATCGCCCCCGTCGAGGGCTTCGTCCAGGTGCTGTTCGTGATGCTGGCCTCCTACCTGCTTCACGACGCAAAAGGGGGCCGTGCCAAGCTCTGCCTCTGCCTGGTCCTCGGGAGCGCCGCCCTAGCCTGCCTTTACACACCGATCCTCCACCCGAGCACGGCAAGTGCCGTAGAGTGGGAGATGTCCCTGGGCCTCAACGCGGACTGGGCGCAGTTCATGGCCGTCCCCTTCATCCTTTTGTATAACGGCGAGCGCGGCCCGAAGGGCACGCTCAGCAAGTGGCTGTTCTACCTGGGCTATCCCGCACACCTCTGGGCGTTCGCCGTCATAGGCATGCTGCTTGGCATCCCCTCGCTCTAA
- the argC gene encoding N-acetyl-gamma-glutamyl-phosphate reductase, which produces MSRTKVYIDGQSGTTGLQIHDRIEAREDLRLLRICDERRHDVEERRKFLNDADIVFLCLPDEGARQAVSLVENPDVCVIDASTAHRTADGWVYGFPELSLGQRRAIASSRRIANPGCHATGLISVAAPLVRMGILPADYPLCCFSLTGYSGGGKRMIARYEADGRDGALDAPGIYGLDLTHKHLPEVQRVCGLAQPPVLMPVVDDYRQGMATTIMLHSRLLKGAPSAREVCEELRGYYTDQHFVSVMPFDPTPPTIHANELAGTNRLRITVCGNAERISVTALFDNLGKGAAGAAVQNMNIALGLDEVTGLE; this is translated from the coding sequence ATGAGCAGGACCAAGGTGTATATCGATGGCCAGAGCGGCACCACAGGACTCCAGATCCATGACCGCATCGAGGCGCGCGAGGACCTTAGGCTTCTGCGCATCTGCGACGAGAGGCGCCATGATGTTGAGGAGCGGCGTAAGTTCCTGAACGATGCTGACATCGTCTTTTTATGCTTGCCCGACGAAGGGGCACGCCAGGCGGTCTCGCTTGTTGAGAACCCCGACGTCTGCGTCATCGACGCTTCTACGGCACACCGCACCGCCGACGGGTGGGTCTACGGCTTTCCCGAGCTCTCGTTGGGGCAGCGCCGCGCCATCGCCTCGAGCAGGCGCATCGCCAACCCGGGCTGCCATGCTACCGGTCTCATCTCTGTCGCGGCGCCTCTCGTCCGCATGGGCATCCTGCCCGCCGACTATCCCCTCTGCTGCTTCTCCCTCACGGGCTACTCGGGCGGTGGCAAACGCATGATCGCCCGCTACGAGGCAGACGGGCGCGATGGCGCCCTCGACGCTCCCGGTATCTACGGCCTCGACCTCACGCACAAGCACCTGCCCGAGGTGCAGAGGGTCTGCGGCCTTGCCCAGCCCCCTGTGCTCATGCCCGTCGTCGATGACTACCGTCAGGGCATGGCCACCACCATCATGTTGCACAGTCGTCTGCTTAAGGGCGCGCCGAGCGCGAGGGAGGTCTGCGAGGAGCTGCGAGGGTACTACACGGACCAGCACTTCGTGAGCGTCATGCCGTTTGACCCCACGCCTCCCACGATCCACGCGAACGAGCTTGCCGGCACCAATCGGCTGCGCATCACCGTCTGCGGAAACGCGGAGCGCATCAGCGTGACGGCACTCTTCGACAACCTAGGCAAGGGAGCTGCGGGCGCAGCCGTACAGAACATGAACATCGCGCTCGGTCTCGATGAGGTGACCGGTTTGGAGTAG
- a CDS encoding HAD hydrolase family protein, giving the protein MAQSGKATVFFDIDGTLGWTDPNKRDALPEWERGLSPTPSPRVAAAIRSLVARGNHAFLCSGRSPVGIHPDLAALPFSGIIALAGAYVTMGDEVLRDRPLPADVLAHIDRVLAAGGYGALIESAHGAVELRGGALGRRSGTPDTMDEAIGQLPDGCAYKLVIRSSAADELVADPQLGSQLVASRLEMQNSEVGLACNTKKAGIEAVLSHLGDNVGVTYGFGDSENDLTLFSEVDVSVAMGNAIPEVKRLADYVTDSVSEDGVASGLEHLQLV; this is encoded by the coding sequence ATGGCACAATCAGGCAAAGCGACGGTCTTCTTCGACATCGACGGAACTCTTGGGTGGACTGATCCCAACAAGCGCGATGCGCTGCCCGAGTGGGAGAGGGGCCTGTCGCCCACGCCCAGTCCGCGCGTCGCCGCAGCCATCCGCAGCTTGGTCGCCCGTGGCAACCACGCGTTTCTGTGCTCCGGGCGCTCACCTGTGGGTATCCACCCCGACCTGGCCGCATTGCCGTTCAGCGGCATCATTGCGTTGGCGGGCGCCTACGTGACGATGGGCGATGAGGTGTTGCGCGATCGCCCCCTGCCGGCCGACGTCCTCGCCCACATCGACCGGGTCTTGGCTGCAGGTGGCTACGGCGCGCTGATAGAGTCCGCCCACGGTGCCGTCGAGCTGCGTGGAGGAGCCTTGGGCAGGCGCTCCGGCACGCCAGACACGATGGACGAGGCAATCGGACAGCTTCCGGACGGCTGTGCCTACAAGCTGGTCATCCGCAGTTCCGCTGCAGACGAGCTTGTCGCTGACCCCCAGCTGGGTTCCCAGCTGGTCGCCAGTCGCCTCGAGATGCAGAATTCCGAGGTCGGCCTCGCGTGCAACACCAAGAAGGCCGGCATAGAGGCTGTCCTCTCGCATCTTGGCGACAACGTGGGAGTGACCTATGGCTTCGGTGACTCGGAGAATGACCTCACGCTCTTCTCTGAGGTGGACGTGAGCGTGGCCATGGGCAACGCCATCCCCGAGGTCAAGCGCCTCGCGGATTACGTCACCGATTCGGTGTCGGAAGACGGGGTAGCCTCGGGCCTCGAGCACCTGCAGCTCGTGTGA